The Deinococcus sonorensis KR-87 DNA window CAGCTTCGCACAGCGTGGGACAAGACGAACGGTGCGAACGCCTCGCTGTTCAGGATCAACGTGGGGCAGAGGCCCAAACTGCAGTGGCCCGGGCGTGGTGCTCGCGGACTGAGGTGCCATGGAAGGCATGCCCTCACCGTGTGGAGCTCATCGGCTGCTTCGTGGACGCCGGGAACATGGTGGTCCCGAATGAGGCTCACCCGATCGTGATCCGGCAGGCCGGCTGGCTGATCGACCCCGGTCCGGAAGGGGAAAGCGGCGGTGCCGGTGGTGCTGGACGTGGGGCCTCCTGCAGCCCCGGAAACACCGGCGCGCCGCACGCGTTATCCGACGGCACCGGGCAGGACCCCAGGGAGGTGAGAGCCCGGAGGGCCACACGTTCCACCGCCTCAAGCGACCGCTGCAGCCTGAACGGTGGTCCAAAGGTTCCGCGGATCAGGCGCGGCTCCGGACACCGGCGACGTCAAGGGCTGTCCATGCGCGCGGTCCCAGCCGACCCGCTGGCTCGCTTCGTGACCAGATGGCGACCGGGCTGAAGGCCGCGTGCAGCCGTGCTGCACGATGTCGCCGCGTCGGCAGACACCCCAGCCGCGCTGGCCGAAACCCTTCTTGACACCTCGACCTGCTCCTGTGGAGAAGCCCAACGTCCGAAGCAGCCGCACTGATTGAGTTAAGAAGGCAATGAAGGGTCGTTGGGGATGGCTTTGTCGGTCGTAGACCAAATAGACGGGTTCGGGAGCTCAAAAGATGTGATGCTGCCATTGCCCATTCCTTTTTGAAGTTCAGAGACAGCTCGGCGACCTTGATCAAGGAGATGCATGGTGAAGCGTTCACGTTCTTCTCGTTCGTTGCTGGCCCTGACGTTGCCCCTGGTATTGCTCGCGTGCGGGCAGCCCACTCCACCTGCTGACCCCACGGCTGAGGACAGCGAGGCGTTCACCTGGACAGCCGGCCCCGAGGATGTCGCGCGCCTGATGCCCGTGTTCTTTCCCGGCATTCGGACCCAGGACCTCTCGCTGACCTTGACGGCAACCAACGGCTACGGTCCGATCGAATTCAACACCAGCAATGGTGGGCGCAACGCCGGCGACGGCAACACGTTGACGCTGAATGAGAACATCTACACCCGGGGGCTGGGGGTGCATGCGGGGAGCGAGATCCACATCACCGGCAGCGGCTTCACCCTGCCGGCATGCAGTGTCTTCCAGGCCCGGGTGGGGGTCGACGACGAGGTCAACAGCAACGGGTCGGTGGTCTTCCAGGTCTATGCTGACGGGCAGCGGCTGTACGACTCCGGGGTGATGACCGGGACCAGCGCGGGCCAGCAGGTGTACGTGCCGATTGGCGGGAAGCACGACTTGCGTTTCGTGGTGACGAACGCGGGAGACGGCTCCAGCTATGACCACGCCGACTGGATCAACCCCACCATCTCCTGTCCACCGCAGTATGGTCAGGCGGGCACCGTGGACCGCTCGTACCAGGGGGGAGGCGCCACCAGCGTCGGAGGCGTGGCAGCCGCGCTCGACCCGGACAATACGGTGCTGCTGCTGCAACAGAACGGCACGTCCAACACCCTGGTGCGGGTGCAGGAAAACGGGCAGCAGTCTCAGGTGCAGCTCCAGCTGGCAGCGCGCGCAGTGGTGGTGCAACCGGACCACAAGATCCTGGTGGGTGGACAGCTGAACCATACGTTCGCCATCACCCGCTACAACCCGGACCTGACGGTCGATGCCACGTACGGGAAGGGCGGCAGCGTCATCACGAACCTCGCCATCACGCAGGACGGGTATACGTACGACGCGGGCATCAATGCGCTGGTGCTGCAGCCGGATGGCCGGCTGATCGCGGTGGGTTCCGCACCCGGCCTGTACTACCCCTCGCCCAGTCAACCGTCGATCACCTGGGTCGACGGGGGGAATTATGCGCTGGCCCGCTACACCAGCAGTGGTCAACTCGACCCGAGCTTCGGGACGGGCGGGGTGGTCAATTCTGGCTTCAGCCTTCCGCAGGACCCGGCCACGCGGTTCACCGAACACGCCAGGGCGGTGGCGCTCCAGCCGGACGGAAAGGTCGTGATCGGTGGGGTGAGATATCACGACAGTGAGGTGGACAGCACGGTGGTGCGGTTTACCAGCACCGGCAGTCTCGACACGGCGTTCCTCAAGGATCAGAACCATCAGGGCATCATCCGGGCCGCTTATTCCGAGTTCTCCGATGTGGCCGTGCAGCCGGACGGACATATCGTCGCTGTGGGCGCGACCGGCCGATTCACGACCACCGCACTTCTGGCTCGGCTCAACCCGGACGGCAGTCAGGACCGGCAGCTGCTCTACAGTTACAGTTCATCGTGCCGTGCCTACTGCCAGGATGCCTTCACCCACGTGCTGGCCCAGCCGGATGGCCGGCTGGTGATGACGGCCAACTACCAAGCCCCCGCCCCTGGGCTCCCTGACTTCAAACCGCTGCTGATGCGCTTCACGCCCAGCCTGAATTTTGACAAGACCTTTGGGGCCGATGGAAGTGGCGTGGTGGAGGGCGACGCCACGAATGAGGGCGATCCAGGGAAGTACACGTCGGTGCTGCAGCAGAAGGACGGCAAACTGATGGTCGTGGGCACCGCGTCCATCACCCGGTACTTCCCCTGAGACCCCGCATCGACGGGGCCAGGGCAATGCTGAACGGGTGAAGCGTTCCGCCCAGCATTGCCCTGGCCGCGCAGCACCAGCCGTGTCCTCCTGAACGGCCGCGGGACGCTTGTCGTTCACTTCTGTTCATGACGGCCATCAGCGGCCCGATCATCGGTGACCAGCACTGTTCGTGAATTCCAACGACACCGCTGGTGCAGATCGGGAATTGTCCCGGCGCGGTCTGGACGGCGAACGCACGGCGGTGCCCGATGTTCGGGCCGCCCCCCCGGGCGAGGCTCAGCGCGTTCGGCCCGTCTGCCCGCACCGGGACGCCTCCGTTGTTGCCTGCTCACCCCCAGACAGGTGATACACCCACCCTTCTCGCCAACGGAAGTCCTGCGCGATCAGGTCCTCGAGCGGCACCCCGTCAATCAGATGGTCGAACGCCCAGCGGGTCGCGACGTGGCCGATCACCAGAACCCGCTGATCACTCCACCCCACCCGGAGGTCCTTAAGGAACCGCCCCACACGGTTCACGGCCTGCCGCCAGCTTTCTCCGTTCGGATAGGGCACGTCCTGGTACCGTCGCCGGTTCTGGAGGACGGTCTGCGCCGGCTGTCCATTCAGCTCGCCGTAGTTGCACTCCCGCAACCGCCAGTCGTGCACCACCGTCAGGCCGCTGCCGCTCATGGCAATGTCGGCGGTTTCCACAGCCCGCCGGAGGTCCGAGACAAACACCACGGCCAGGTCATCATGTCGCCGGCGTTCGCCGAGTTCGTGGGCAAGCGTGCGTCCACGGGCGGAGAGGCGGCTGTGATGCCACCCGGACGCCACCCCACGGTCGTTCTCTTCGCTCCAGGAATGCGTCTTAAATACCAGGGAAATGGCCACGTCCGAAGTATCGGCTTCGACAGCCCAGGCAATCACCAAGAGCGGTTTCTTCCGCTGATGCCGTCATCCCCGGTTGCCTGCACCGTCAACTTCTGTGGGACGACCGTCCCACAGTTCCAGAGGCAACGCCAGCCGCTGGAGGAAGCGTCCACTGCCAGCGACACCCAGGCTCACAGCACACAAGAGCCGGACGGTCCACTCGCTGAGCCGCGCGTCTCCTGCGCCCATCGGCAGGGGGATGACCCGGAACGTGTTGAATGCCATGCCAGGAAATCTGGTCATCCTGCCGGCATGGGGCCTGCGCTGGTCTGCCCCAGCGTCGTGGAGTGCCGTAGCACCAGCACCCGACCACTGCACACCAGCGCTGACCGTCTGGGCTGAGCGGCATGCTCACTGAACGTCCTTCCCGCACCACTCCACTGGAGATTTCACAGTTTACTGAAAAGTCGTACACTTCTGTCATGTCGGATGAGTCCCCAGCGCCCGCCACGACCACGTCAGAAAGCGAGCAGTTCATGGAGCGGGCGGGCCTGCTGTTCGAGATGGTGGGCATGCCGCGCGCCGCAGGGCGTGTGCTGGGGGCGCTGCTGGTGGCCCCGCCACACGGACGGACACCCGCTGAGCTTGCCGCCTTGCTCCAGTCCAGCCGCGCCAGCATGAGTGGGGCGATCAAATACCTGACGCTGGTGGGCCTGATCGAACGGGCGCCGAATCCTGGTGAGCGCGCCGACCGCTTCCGGATGCGCCCCAACGCGTGGGCGATCCTGACCGAGCAGGGCAACCGGCGCATCCAGCCGCTGCACGAGCTGGCGCAGGAGGGCCTGCGGGCGCTGCCGACCGGAGGCGACCCCACGCCCCTGCGCGAGATGGAACAGTTCTACGCCTATGTCCTGCAGGTGTTTCCAAAGATGCTTGACGAGTGGCACCGCGTCCAGCGGCGCCCATCCTCCACCCCCTGAGGAGCAGTCATGAATGCCATCGAAACGAGCGACCTGAGCAAGCTGTATGCCCCCGGCGTGGGCCTCGACCGGCTGAACCTGCAGGTGGCGGCGGGTGAGATCTTCGGCTTTATCGGCCCAAATGGGGCGGGCAAGACGACCGCCATCCGCACCCTGATGGGGTTTCTGCGGCCCAGCGGGGGAAGCGGGCGCGTCCTGGGACACGATGTGTGGCAGGAGCGGGTCAAGGTTCACGCGCGAGTGGGGTACCTCCCCGGCGAGGTGCACCTCCCGGATCAGCACACCGCCCGTGAACTGATGCAGCGCAGCTGCACGCTGCGCGGCGGGGCCAGCATCGCGTACGGTCTTGAGGTGGCGCGGCGCCTGGACCTCCGGCTGGACGCCCGGTTGAGGACCCTCAGTAAAGGCAACCGGCAGAAGGTAGGGCTGACCCTCGCCCTGATGCACCGCCCGGAACTGCTGGTGCTGGACGAACCGACCGACGGTCTGGACCCGCTGGTCCAGGAGACGGTGCTGGAGCTGCTGCGCGAGGCGGGGAGCGAGGGCCGCGCCGTGTTCCTGTCCAGCCACGTCCTGAGCGAGATCGAGCAGGTCGCGGGGCGGGTGGGCATCATCCGGCGCGGCGAACTGATCCGGGTGGAGGGTGTCCAGGCGCTGAAAGCCAGCCTCCCTCAACAGGTGACGCTTCAGTTCGCCCGGACGCCCGTGGTCAATCTCGCGGCTCTGCAGGGCATGAGTGCCGGCGTGACGGAGGGGCTGGCGTTCCGGGGCTGGTGGCGCGGCAGTCCCGACCGGCTGATCCAGGCGCTGGCGAGTGAATCGCTGACCTCGCTGAGCCTCACGCCGTCCACCCTGGAGGCCGCCTTTCTGGACGAGTACCGCAATAAGCCGGTGCAGGGGACGGTGGAGCATGTGGCGTGAAGTCTGGAGGCAGGCCATGCAGGATGGCCGCCGCAGCCTGCTGTGGTGGGCGGTGGGCCTCGCCCTGTACACGGTGATGCTGCTGGCGTTCTTCCCGCTCCTGAAGGGGAACACGGCCATCGACGCCCTGATGAAGAGCCTGCCCGAATCGGTGCGGGCCCTGGCCGGCGACAACCTCGGCACGCCCGCCGGGTATGTGGGCGGCAAGCTGCTGAGCACCATGCCGATGCTGCTGACGCTGTTTGCCGTGCTGCAGGGCTCGGCGCTGATCGCGGGGCAGGAGGAGCGCGGGTGGCTGGAGTTCCCCCTGGCCCAGCCGCTGCCGCGCACGGCCCTGCTGCTGGGCCGCACCGTGGGGCTGCTGACCATGATGCTGGCCCTCGGCGCCGTGCTGTTCCTCAGCATCCTGCTGGCCGGGCAGCTGTTCCAGGCGCCACTGCCTGCTGGACAGCTGCTGGTGACGGTGGCGCTGCACATCCTCGGCGCGTGGCTGTTCGGGGCCCTGGCGCTCGCGATCGGCGCGGCGACGGGCCGCCCGGGGCTGGCCGTCGGCATCGGCGCGGGTCTGGGCATCGGGCTGGTGGTGCTGCAGGGCGTGGCCTCGCAGGTGCAAGTGCTCCGGGATCTGGCCTGGCTCAATCCCTGGAAATACGCCCTGAGCGATCTCCCGCTGGAACACGCGGTGAGTCCCACCCCGCTGCTGGTCTGCCTGCTGCTGGGCGGTGCGCTGGTCTGGATCGCCGCACGCCAGTTCAACTCCCGGGACCTGCGAGGGTAAGCACAGCCCACCGGTCAGGTTCAGGGCCTTGCTTCCACCCTGGGGAGGTTCCAGCCCGTTCCGCTGGGGGCAGGGCCCTTCCGCCTTGCCTTTGTCGAACGTGCTACGACGAAGGGCACGTCGTTCTCGTTGTAGGGGGCACGTCACACTCGGGCATGTCCATCTCGTTGCTTCACGGACCGTTCGCGCGGGTGTGGTGGGCCGGGCTGATCAGCATGACCGGCAACTGGATGCTCGCCGCCGCCCTTCCCGCGTACGTGTACCTCGCCACCGGCTCGGTGCTCGCCTCCAGCCTGCTGTTCTTCGCGTCCGTGGCGCCGCACGTGCTGCTCGGCTCACTCGCGGGCGCCGTTGCGGACCGCGTGGACCGGGTCAGGCTGATGACCGGGCTCAATCTGCTCGCCGCCGTGAGCGTCCTGCCGCTCCTGCTGGCCGCGCCCGGCCTGATGTGGCCGGTGGTGCTGGTGTGTGTGCTGGAGACCCTCGTGACGCTGCCGCTCGGCCCGGCTGAGAACGCCCTGCTGCCCACGCTGGTGCCGTCCACGCACCTGCCCCGCGCCAACGCCCTCAACGCCCTGAACAACAACGTCGCGCGGCTGCTCGGGCCCGCACTCGGGGGGCTGGTGCTCGCCCGCGTGGGGCTGCCTACGGTCGTGCTGCTCGACGTCGCGTCCTACCTCGCCGCGGCCGCCCTGCTGTGGCCGCTCATGCGGCCTCCCGCCTCCCGCCCGGCCGTCCGGATCGACTTCACAGCGGTCCGGCAGGCCGGGCGGGCGCTCGTGACCGTCTCCGGTGAGGGGCTGCGTCTGGCCCGGCAGGTGCCGGCATTGCGGCTGCTGCTGTTCACCACGGCCCTCGGTGGACTTGGGGAGGGCCTGTTCGCGGTGCTGCTCGCCCCGTTTGTCACCAGCGTCCTGCATGGAGGCGAGGGCGCGTACGGACTGATCCTCAGTGCCCAGGCGGTGGGCGGGCTGATCGGTGCGGCGGTGATGACGCCGCTGGCCGGACGCTGGTCACCCGTAACGCTCGCCGCCACAGGCGCGGTGGGCCTTGGCGTGATCGACGCCCTGATCTTCACGTCCCCGCTGGTGCTGACCGGCGTGTGGCCCGCGCTGCTGCTGATGGTTCTCGCCGGACTGCCCGCGAGCGCCGCCGGTGTGGGCTGGACCACCCTGATGCAGCGCATCACCACGGACGAACGGCGGGGTCAGGCCTTTGGGCTTTCCGCGCAGGTGTCGGCGCTGAGCGTCCTGGCCGGGACCGGCCTCGCCAACGTCGCACGAACCCCGGACGCGATCCTGCCGGTCATCTCGGTGCACGCCGTGACGCTGCTCGCATCAGGCGTGGTCGTCGCGCTGCGGCGGCGCGTCCTCGAAGTCCCGCCTGCCGACGTCCCCCGAGCGCCAACGGAGCGCCTGCCAGGCTGAGCGTCCTACCCTTCCTCCTGCAGCGGTGCGACAGCGAGGCGCAGCAGGTACGGGCGACCATTCGCCAGTGCGCCGCCGTAACGCTGCCGCAGCGCGAACAGCTCACGCTGCAATGCCTTGGCCTGCGCCTGGTCGAGGTACAGCACGCCCCAGGAATCCCACACCGCCGGCTGCTCGTCCGACAGCAGGTCCATGAAGAACGCGTTCTCCTGCTCCCCGGGCGCCGGACGGGGCTCGACGTTCTCCGACACGTGCCCGCCCGGCTCGCGGTACACATGAAGGCCCAGCGGCCGACCCCGTCGCCCGGCCGCCTCCACCCAGGCCGCGCCGATGCTGCGCGACAGGCGCCGCTGCGCGCCCTGGAACAGCACGTCCCCGAGCTGCTGATCAGACTCGAGCGGCGTGACGTCAAAGGGAATGAACAGCGACCCAGGCGCCCGGTACAGCGGCATCGGACGGCCCCGCCTGGGCTGCTCGCCCACCCGGACAAGCAGACCGAAGTGAACGAACTGGCGGATGCGTGACGTCATGGTGGTCAGCGGCACCCCCACCTCATGGGCGGCGTCCTGCGCGGTTCGGCTGGCGCCCAGGAATGGCGCGAGACTCGCGCGGACCACGGGATCAAGCAGCCGCCTCGCCGCGTGAGGCGAGACCACCACGAGCTGGTCAGCGCGGACAGGAAACACCGCTCCACCATACCGGAAGACGGCGGTTTGCCCGGAAGCGGACGCGGTGGGCAGGATGGACAGGCGTCGCCCGAACGGTCCGGTCATGGATGGGGCCGACGTCAACTTGGCAATTGGCTACTGTACGGGTCTGCAGACGACCGCCCCCGTGACGGTGACCGTCCGAGCTGACTTCCGGTGCTCTGGAGTGACGCCATTGAGCTGGACGGAGACCGCGGGGTCATCCGGGGCGCGTTAACTCCAGGTGGAGGTCATCGAAGGCAGATGGACAGGAGGGCACCGCAGGCGGCAGGCAGATCGGTGCGGGCACGATCCCATTGATCTCTAGGTGAGCGATGACAGAACACAGCGCAGAGTCCCCGGCTGGCCAGGCAGCGGCGATGCGTTCCAAGGGCCAGGTCCCGCAGGCTGCGTATGCTGTCGACATGACGGCCAGGGAGAGTGCGCTCCTGCAGTTCTTGAGGCGTCATGGCACCTTCGACGGCTGGCAGGAATCGTGGAACAGCGTTCCGCTGGCCTTTCGGGTTGGCCTGACGCACGCGTTGCCTCCTCGCGACTTCATCGCGTCGGTCCGCACCCTCGTGCTGCGCGGTGATGATGTGTTGCTGGTCCATGCCGAGGTGCCGATCCTGACGCTGGGGGGTCGGCCGGAAGCGGGAGAAACGTTGCACGAGGCGCTGATTCGTGAGGTGGCGGAAGAGAGTGGCTGGCATGCTCGTCCGCTGAGCATCATCGGGTTCATTCACGCGCAGCACCTCGATGAGCAACGGCCCGCCTGGGGTCGGCCGGCGCCACACTTCGTGGATGTGGTGTTCGCATCGGAAGCACTCGAGTTCGCGCCGGGGCGACAGGATGCTGGCGAGTGGCCGTGCGAGTTCATTCCTGTTGCGGCGGTTCACGAGGCCGGTGTCCACCCGATCGACGCGACGCTCTAGCAAGCCGCCGTGGCCTGTCGCAATGGAGCGCCGAACAGGGGTGACCACCCTCTCGAATGAAGGCGCCGCTGCAGGTGATCCAACCTGTCTAGGGCAAGCTGCCGTCGCCCCGTCGTGAGACGGGGCCGCTGCGCCCAGCGGCCCTCACCGGCTGATGTGCAGCCGGAGGCGCCTTCCACACCGCCCCCATCCTTCCGTTGAGCCTGCGGGAGCAGGATGACTCGTCCACGTACACCTGCGCCCTGGTCATCACAGGCCACTCAGTGCGCTGCGGCTCCCGGTTCATCAGGCATGCCCGTCTGAGTCGAACGCACGGTGCTGATGGCCAGCAGGTTCCAACCGAGGCAGCCGCATACGGAAGCCCCATTCGTGGCATAAACCCACCGGGACGGTCAGCCGCAGGGTGCGGCCCTCAGCACCCAGGTGCAAACCTCGCTTCTGATCCACCGCTGTCTACCGACATTCCGGGGACGAACCCCATGTTCTCCCAGAGGGGCTTCAAAAGGTCACGTTGATCGAGACCCCAATTCTGGAGAAGTACGTGCCAAACCGGTAATAGATATCTGTGCCGCCAGGGAGGAAGCCCTGAATACGGAAGGCAGCCTGTGCGACGGGCATCTCCGGTCCCGGCGCCTGCGCGTAGAAGCGCACATGGCGTTTCGTGACGTGGCCATCCCCGTAGGCTTCGCCCAGATTCTGGGCGACCGTATTATGCAGGTCATCATCCGCCAGACCCAGGTCTGCGATCGGGGCCTGCACGGGTGGATCAACGGTCATGGACAGCACGGCATCCACCCAGGTGCCGTTGGGCACTACCTCGGGCACGCCAAGCAACGTCGCCGTGAGCTTCAGCGGTTTCTCGGTGACATGCAGCGGCGCGCTGGCAAGGTCGCGCCCGTTCTGACTGGCCACCACGGTGTAATCCTGCTCCAGCAGCAGCTCATTGGGATATGGGTCGTCTGCCGTGAGCCGACTCGCGAACAACTGGAGTTGGGCGTCGCCGTTGCCAGCCACCAGAGGCGTCTGCAGGTCCAGCGGCGACACGGTGAAATTCGGGTACGTGGGGGAGGCGTGGTACACCAGCCGGAGATTCACTGGGCCGGCAGGGAAACCGGTCAGATGGGCCTTCAGGGCTGTTCCATGCAGGTGATACAGCTCCAGACTGGCCCTGTCGAGGGTGAGGTGCGGTTGGGTGGTGGCCTGGCAGGAGATGGTGGGGTTCACCCAGTCGGCGTGATCGTAGAAGTTCCCGTCTCCGGCATCCGTGACACGCAAGCTGAGGCTTGACTTCCCGGTCAGGTCAGCCGTGAGGGTCTTCGGCCCGTCGCTGCCGCGCACCACTCCACTATCGGTCAACTTCTTCCCGTCCGCCCAGACCTCGAACACCACCGAGCCCTTGGTGCCAACCTCGTCGTCAATGCCCACCGTCGCGGTGAAGCTGGTGCAGGTCGCCCCTGCGCTGGCCAGGCTGTAGCGGAGTTCCGAGGTGGAGTGCACGCCGTAGCCTTTGGCATAGACCTGCCCGCCAATGGTCAGGGGATTCCCGTCCAGCTGCTGCCGACCGCCATTGCTGCGGTTGACTTCAATCGGTCCCCAGCCGCTGCTGGCGTACGTGGGCTTTTCGTAGCCCAGGGTATTGGTGCCGGGCGTCAGGCTGAGGGCCGAGAGGGCGCTGGACGTCCACGGCTGGGAGGGGTGGGCGGCGTACTCGGCGGCGTACGGGTCGGTGGGCGAGGTGGCCTGCTGACCGCAGGCAGCGAGCAGCAGGGAGAGGGCCAGCAGGGCAGGCTTCTTCATGAATTCCTCCTGGCCCGACAGCGCGGCGTCGGATGAGGGCAACAGGCCAAGCCAACCTTAACCTTTCCCCCGAACGGATGCCGCGCAGATGCTTGTGTTCCTGATCACCTTGCCTTGCCCTTACCTTCATGTGTAGGACGAAGCGTCACAGGGTTGGGAAGACGGGCCTGCTGCCGACGGCTGTGGTTGGAACATGCTGGTTGGTGTGGGTTCTCCTCCACGCTCAGTCCAGGCCTACCCGCTGCCGGTAGGCGGCGACGGGCCACGCTCGTCCACCCCCCTGGCGCACCCACTCGATGTCCCCGGATGCCGAGCGCTGGAACTGAAGGGGCTCGCCGACCGCACCGAACCCGGCTTCCGGTACCGGCATCAGCGTTTCGGTGTCCACCACGGTCCATTCCGTGACGCTCAGGGTCGGGTCGCCCTGGGGCGTGAGGGAGACCAGGCGGCCTTCCAGGTTCACTACATCAAACACGCCCCAGTCGGTGGCAAAGCGCCCGGTGAACCGGTCCAGGTCAACACCAGGCGCGTCAGTACCCTCCTTCATCGGCGGGTTCATCGCCAGGTCGATCAGCTTGATGATGTTCGTTGCCCATTCCGTGGCGGGGCCGCCCAGGCAATTCGTGAGGACCGACACGGTCAGGCCGGAGTTCGGGTCGACCCACGTCTGCGTGATGTGCCCCGGGAAGCCGCCCGAGTGGCCCACCACCGTGCGGCCCCCGATCTCCTCCACGATCAGGCCCAGCCCATACCAGCGCTTCACTGGGCGAGTGATCTCGGATTCCCGGCGCTGCATCAGGCGCCGCGAGGCGTCCGTGAGCAGCTCGGCGCGTCCGAGGACATGCACAGCGAAGAAGGCCGTGACGTCTTCCGCCGTGCCGTAAAAGCCGGTGGCTGCCGCCATCGCCCGGGTATCCGAGGACGGCAGCACCCGACGGGGATCATTGCCGGCCAACCGACCGCTGTGCCCGGCGGCCAGCTCGGCCTCGCGTTCCACAGGCAACTCCGGCCCCAGGTGGGTGAGCCCAAGTGGCCCGATCACGTGCGAGGCCATGTACTCCGCGTACGACTGGCCGCTGGCCGCCTCAAGCACTAGCCCCAGCAGCGAATACCCCATGTTCGAGTACTTGAAGTACTGGTCCGGCGGATATACCAGCTCGGCGCGGCACAGGGCAATCAGGGCCTCACGGTCGGGAAAGGCGTGGAGCTGCTGCCAGTAATCACTGTCCGCCCCGTCGCGGTTGATCCCGGACTGGTGTCCCAGCAGGGCCCGCAGCGTCAGCGCCGCAGCGGGCGAGCCGGCCAGCTCCGGCAGCCAGCGACCAGCCGGGTCGTCCAGGCGCAGCACGCCACGCTCCGCGAGCTGAAAGATCGCCGTCGCCGTGAAACTCTTGGAGTGGGAGGCAATTCGAAACAGGTGCTGCGGGGTGAGCGGCTGCCCGGTGGCCTCGTTCGCCACGCCCAGCGCAAACGATGCGGCCAGCTGATCTCCGACCCGCACCGCGACCTGAACGCCAGGGACCCGCGCCAGGTCCCGCTGGTAGTCCAACCACGATGGAAGGTAGGAGCTCAGGGCACGGACCGTATCCAGGAGAGGCATGCCTCTACGGTAGC harbors:
- a CDS encoding NPCBM/NEW2 domain-containing protein, translating into MPVFFPGIRTQDLSLTLTATNGYGPIEFNTSNGGRNAGDGNTLTLNENIYTRGLGVHAGSEIHITGSGFTLPACSVFQARVGVDDEVNSNGSVVFQVYADGQRLYDSGVMTGTSAGQQVYVPIGGKHDLRFVVTNAGDGSSYDHADWINPTISCPPQYGQAGTVDRSYQGGGATSVGGVAAALDPDNTVLLLQQNGTSNTLVRVQENGQQSQVQLQLAARAVVVQPDHKILVGGQLNHTFAITRYNPDLTVDATYGKGGSVITNLAITQDGYTYDAGINALVLQPDGRLIAVGSAPGLYYPSPSQPSITWVDGGNYALARYTSSGQLDPSFGTGGVVNSGFSLPQDPATRFTEHARAVALQPDGKVVIGGVRYHDSEVDSTVVRFTSTGSLDTAFLKDQNHQGIIRAAYSEFSDVAVQPDGHIVAVGATGRFTTTALLARLNPDGSQDRQLLYSYSSSCRAYCQDAFTHVLAQPDGRLVMTANYQAPAPGLPDFKPLLMRFTPSLNFDKTFGADGSGVVEGDATNEGDPGKYTSVLQQKDGKLMVVGTASITRYFP
- a CDS encoding histidine phosphatase family protein; translation: MIAWAVEADTSDVAISLVFKTHSWSEENDRGVASGWHHSRLSARGRTLAHELGERRRHDDLAVVFVSDLRRAVETADIAMSGSGLTVVHDWRLRECNYGELNGQPAQTVLQNRRRYQDVPYPNGESWRQAVNRVGRFLKDLRVGWSDQRVLVIGHVATRWAFDHLIDGVPLEDLIAQDFRWREGWVYHLSGGEQATTEASRCGQTGRTR
- a CDS encoding GbsR/MarR family transcriptional regulator; the encoded protein is MSDESPAPATTTSESEQFMERAGLLFEMVGMPRAAGRVLGALLVAPPHGRTPAELAALLQSSRASMSGAIKYLTLVGLIERAPNPGERADRFRMRPNAWAILTEQGNRRIQPLHELAQEGLRALPTGGDPTPLREMEQFYAYVLQVFPKMLDEWHRVQRRPSSTP
- a CDS encoding ABC transporter ATP-binding protein; protein product: MNAIETSDLSKLYAPGVGLDRLNLQVAAGEIFGFIGPNGAGKTTAIRTLMGFLRPSGGSGRVLGHDVWQERVKVHARVGYLPGEVHLPDQHTARELMQRSCTLRGGASIAYGLEVARRLDLRLDARLRTLSKGNRQKVGLTLALMHRPELLVLDEPTDGLDPLVQETVLELLREAGSEGRAVFLSSHVLSEIEQVAGRVGIIRRGELIRVEGVQALKASLPQQVTLQFARTPVVNLAALQGMSAGVTEGLAFRGWWRGSPDRLIQALASESLTSLSLTPSTLEAAFLDEYRNKPVQGTVEHVA
- a CDS encoding ABC transporter permease subunit — encoded protein: MWREVWRQAMQDGRRSLLWWAVGLALYTVMLLAFFPLLKGNTAIDALMKSLPESVRALAGDNLGTPAGYVGGKLLSTMPMLLTLFAVLQGSALIAGQEERGWLEFPLAQPLPRTALLLGRTVGLLTMMLALGAVLFLSILLAGQLFQAPLPAGQLLVTVALHILGAWLFGALALAIGAATGRPGLAVGIGAGLGIGLVVLQGVASQVQVLRDLAWLNPWKYALSDLPLEHAVSPTPLLVCLLLGGALVWIAARQFNSRDLRG
- a CDS encoding MFS transporter — protein: MSISLLHGPFARVWWAGLISMTGNWMLAAALPAYVYLATGSVLASSLLFFASVAPHVLLGSLAGAVADRVDRVRLMTGLNLLAAVSVLPLLLAAPGLMWPVVLVCVLETLVTLPLGPAENALLPTLVPSTHLPRANALNALNNNVARLLGPALGGLVLARVGLPTVVLLDVASYLAAAALLWPLMRPPASRPAVRIDFTAVRQAGRALVTVSGEGLRLARQVPALRLLLFTTALGGLGEGLFAVLLAPFVTSVLHGGEGAYGLILSAQAVGGLIGAAVMTPLAGRWSPVTLAATGAVGLGVIDALIFTSPLVLTGVWPALLLMVLAGLPASAAGVGWTTLMQRITTDERRGQAFGLSAQVSALSVLAGTGLANVARTPDAILPVISVHAVTLLASGVVVALRRRVLEVPPADVPRAPTERLPG
- a CDS encoding NUDIX hydrolase translates to MTARESALLQFLRRHGTFDGWQESWNSVPLAFRVGLTHALPPRDFIASVRTLVLRGDDVLLVHAEVPILTLGGRPEAGETLHEALIREVAEESGWHARPLSIIGFIHAQHLDEQRPAWGRPAPHFVDVVFASEALEFAPGRQDAGEWPCEFIPVAAVHEAGVHPIDATL
- a CDS encoding NPCBM/NEW2 domain-containing protein, producing the protein MKKPALLALSLLLAACGQQATSPTDPYAAEYAAHPSQPWTSSALSALSLTPGTNTLGYEKPTYASSGWGPIEVNRSNGGRQQLDGNPLTIGGQVYAKGYGVHSTSELRYSLASAGATCTSFTATVGIDDEVGTKGSVVFEVWADGKKLTDSGVVRGSDGPKTLTADLTGKSSLSLRVTDAGDGNFYDHADWVNPTISCQATTQPHLTLDRASLELYHLHGTALKAHLTGFPAGPVNLRLVYHASPTYPNFTVSPLDLQTPLVAGNGDAQLQLFASRLTADDPYPNELLLEQDYTVVASQNGRDLASAPLHVTEKPLKLTATLLGVPEVVPNGTWVDAVLSMTVDPPVQAPIADLGLADDDLHNTVAQNLGEAYGDGHVTKRHVRFYAQAPGPEMPVAQAAFRIQGFLPGGTDIYYRFGTYFSRIGVSINVTF